A portion of the Sabethes cyaneus chromosome 3, idSabCyanKW18_F2, whole genome shotgun sequence genome contains these proteins:
- the LOC128744503 gene encoding ABC transporter G family member 20, giving the protein MDVESEGVQPVNGTGNGHSNFAIDMSSDDAHLDSLNARRRMFMSQPSTVAIRRQQAVCVRRAHKIYGTKKNPNVILDGLNMTVPKGSIYGLLGASGCGKTTLLSCIVGRRRLNSGEIWVLGGRPGSRGSGVPGPRIGYMPQELALYGEFTIRETLIYFGWICGLTVDQVDEKTDFLLKLLQLPNASRFVKNLSGGQQRRMSLAAALLHSPELLILDEPTVGVDPVLRQSIWDHLVEIVKNSNTTVIITTHYIEETRQAHVIGLMRGGKFLAEESPADLLAQYHAESLEDVFLKLSVMQNMGKRRRSSIAQEVVEAIRVPAIANPALDLSPEEDHGEISGEFGDNISMSSRGPDSITPEIQAPPLPPEEDAKVPFIEHFKILKPNHMRALIWKNFLWMWRNVGVMAFIIGLPVGQIVLFCWAIGHDPVGLKVAVANYELEQANLSIASCPVNPGCNYTMLSCRYLANLRNRSIDVQLFENEYDANDQVAHGKAWASMVFAHNYSEALFQRSENIRKVSEWTLDKSSVIVSMDMSNQQIGTLLYRDIQYAYFSFIESILTDCDVNPSNGRLPIQWNQPVYGERTPNFTDFAAPGVILTIIFFLSVALTSGAMLIERNEGILERCLVSGITGVEILFSHVTTQFLVMCGQTTLVILFSFYVFDITNRGEIVWVVLLTILTGLCGMCFGFVVSCSCDNERSATYLAMGSFLPIVMLCGIIWPIEGMHPLVKIFSVFLPLTKSTESLRSMLQRGWHIENPNVYIGFASTGTWIVIFLAISILLLKFKKG; this is encoded by the exons ATGGACGTGGAATCCGAAGGCGTTCAGCCGGTCAATGGGACCGGGAACGGCCACTCGAACTTTGCCATCGATATGAGCAGTGACGATGCACACTTGGATTCGCTGAATGCCCGGCGGAGGATGTTCATGTCACAACCCTCAACGGTGGCCATCCGCCGGCAGCAAGCCGTCTGCGTTCGGCGAGCACACAAAATCTACGGCACCAAGAAGAACCCGAATGTCATCCTTGACGGACTCAACATGACTGTGCCAAAAGGTTCCAT atACGGTCTGCTGGGAGCTTCGGGTTGCGGTAAAACCACTCTGCTCTCCTGTATCGTCGGACGGCGGCGTCTGAATTCCGGTGAAATCTGGGTCCTCGGTGGACGACCCGGATCGCGGGGGTCCGGCGTGCCCGGACCACGCATCGGTTACATGCCACAGGAATTAGCTCTCTATGGGGAATTCACCATCCGTGAAACGCTTATCTATTTCGGTTGGATTTGTGGTTTAACCGTCGACCAGGTGGATGAAAAAACTGACTTTTTACTGAAACTACTTCAGCTGCCGAACGCTTCGCGGTTCGTGAAAAACCTTTCGGGTGGACAGCAGCGACGAATGAGTCTAGCCGCCGCCCTATTGCATTCACCTGAACTCCTAATTCTGGACGAACCAACTGTCGGCGTGGATCCGGTGCTGCGGCAAAGCATCTGGGATCATCTGGTAGAAATAGTAAAAAACAGCAACACTACGGTAATCATCACGACCCATTACATCGAAGAAACCCGACAAGCCCACGTGATCGGACTGATGCGCGGTGGAAAGTTCCTGGCCGAAGAATCACCAGCCGACCTGCTTGCCCAGTACCACGCCGAATCGCTGGAGGATGTGTTTCTCAAACTGTCCGTCATGCAGAACATGGGCAAACGGCGCCGGTCTTCGATCGCACAAGAGGTGGTGGAGGCGATTCGCGTTCCTGCCATCGCGAACCCTGCGCTGGACCTCTCCCCCGAGGAAGACCACGGGGAAATTTCCGGCGAGTTCGGTGACAACATTTCCATGTCCTCGCGTGGTCCCGACTCGATCACACCAGAAATCCAAGCTCCTCCGCTACCTCCGGAAGAGGATGCCAAAGTTCCCTTCATCGAGCACTTCAAGATCCTGAAACCAAACCATATGCGGGCTCTGATTTGGAAAAACTTTCTCTGGATGTGGCGAAATGTTGG TGTTATGGCTTTCATCATTGGACTACCGGTGGGACAAATCGTACTCTTCTGTTGGGCTATCGGGCATGATCCGGTGGGGTTGAAAGTAGCGGTCGCAAACTATGAATTAGAGCAGGCAAACCTCTCGATAGCATCCTGTCCGGTTAATCCTGGTTGTAACTACACGATGTTGAGTTGTCGTTATCTGGCGAATTTACGGAATCGGAGTATAGATGTG cAACTATTTGAAAACGAGTATGATGCGAATGATCAGGTTGCTCATGGGAAAGCCTGGGCGTCGATGGTTTTTGCCCATAATTACTCCGAAGCACTGTTTCAGCGGTCCGAAAACATTCGGAAAGTCAGCGAATGGACACTGGACAAGTCCAGCGTTATTGTTAGCATGGATATGTCAA ATCAACAGATCGGAACGCTTTTATATCGGGATATCCAGTATGCATACTTCTCATTCATCGAAAGCATCCTCACGGACTGCGATGTGAACCCCTCGAACGGACGGTTACCGATCCAGTGGAATCAACCGGTCTACGGTGAACGAACGCCAAACTTTACCGATTTCGCAGCACCTGGAGTAATTCTAAC CATCATATTTTTCCTCTCGGTGGCGTTGACCTCCGGAGCGATGTTAATCGAACGTAATGAAGGCATCCTGGAGAGGTGTTTGGTATCCGGCATCACCGGAGTGGAGATCCTGTTCTCCCACGTGACGACCCAATTCCTAGTGATGTGTGGTCAGACCACACTGGTTATCCTGTTTAGCTTTTACGTGTTCGACATTACCAACCGAGGTGAAATAGTGTGGGTCGTTCTGCTGACCATCCTGACTGGCCTGTGCGGGATGTGCTTCG GATTTGTTGTGTCCTGTTCCTGCGACAACGAACGCTCAGCCACCTACCTGGCGATGGGAAGCTTCCTGCCCATTGTGATGCTGTGCGGTATCATTTGGCCAATCGAAGGGATGCATCCGTTGGTGAAAATTTTCTCCGTTTTCTTACCGCTGACCAAATCTACCGAATCGCTCCGCTCTATGCTGCAACGTGGGTGGCACATCGAGAACCCTAACGTGTACATTGGGTTCGCATCCACCGGCACGTGGATTGTGATCTTTCTAGCCATTAGTATACTGTTGCTCAAATTCAAGAAAGGCTAA